One part of the Anopheles coustani chromosome 2, idAnoCousDA_361_x.2, whole genome shotgun sequence genome encodes these proteins:
- the LOC131265067 gene encoding uncharacterized protein LOC131265067 gives MCERKPPIALLAYAPCAVFICLLAVRTTLCVPTHFMETERYRYSVDLDAEQTEARYDQGMLSDIINDNDRGELQKAESCMVDNFKYDHGQKLQRLDPCEICLCIDGEIFCWWKQCDPLLKTSHEYEEDHLAESSPILDHPSLGTAAELSTIINAANATNESANGSTRLSLADTLSDSGTTAFSSTVALSTPSSHGRDGDATILEPSVRHGSAGHLQDALEGIPQNILSFPQSPPIMMYRPISSGPVTASNPTRDDKDQVGGRKKEGKGKGVGHKKAKEHKKSAKAQPSKGYAFDVKRKPTVSIASDALPRKDIGVTESDRSVREKETTEPVHQQPTSEEASVSEPEQFGGYGFGMIHEPESDHSSQQRGRDRDVPQHYIITSSGHVEMFDDSGTIGGPEIGSDHQDVLSFDGRVSSPVLQDHGSASESASEDSSGTDSDETDESKANDDGGPVAPAIMLTTNVTQGKYSVRSSTTIPPAPPSSVIDILNTTTLETDYGEGTNHSELIYPEVPSENTQETAGSSSGSISSSSSTTRSPTESTAENVTQEEPHCVVLGVTYPVGAEVKKVGLCMYCVCEAGPDYDSSPRVSCTRLNCPPLILPDMLDEAGY, from the exons ATGTGTGAAAGAAAGCCGCCAATCGCGCTGTTGGCTTACGCGCCGTGTGCTGTGTTTATATGTTTACTGGCAGTCAGGACAACGTTATGCG TGCCAACACACTTCATGGAAACGGAGCGTTACAGGTACAGCGTGGACCTGGACGCGGAACAGACCGAAGCCCGGTACGATCAGGGCATGCTGTCCGACATCATTAACGATAACGATCGTGGCGAGCTGCAGAAGGCGGAATCGTGCATGGTGGATAACTTCAAATATGACCACGGCCAAAAG CTACAAAGGCTTGATCCGTGCGAGATATGCCTCTGCATTGATGGTGAAATATTCTGCTGGTGGAAGCAATGTG ATCCACTGCTGAAAACGAGTCATGAGTACGAAGAGGATCACTTAGCCGAGTCCTCGCCGATACTGGACCATCCCTCGCTCGGAACGGCTGCAGAACTTTCCACCATCATAAACGCGGCAAACGCCACAAATGAATCCGCCAACGGTTCGACACGACTGTCCCTTGCCGATACGCTCAGCGATAGCGGCACGACGGCGTTCAGCAGCACGGTGGCACTTTCAACACCATCCTCACATGGACGCGATGGCGATGCTACGATTCTGGAACCGAGTGTCCGCCACGGATCCGCCGGTCATCTGCAAGACGCCCTCGAGGGCATACCACAGAACATTCTTAGCTTTCCACAGTCCCCGCCGATCATGATGTACCGGCCGATCTCGAGCGGACCGGTGACCGCTAGCAATCCAACCCGAGATGACAAGGACCAAGTGGGAGGACGGAAAAAGGAGGGCAAAGGAAAGGGCGTTGGTCATAAGAAAGCGAAGGAGCACAAAAAGTCAGCCAAGGCTCAGCCATCGAAGGGATATGCGTTCGATGTGAAGCGAAAACCAACCGTCTCCATTGCCAGTGATGCACTTCCACGGAAGGACATTGGAGTGACCGAGTCGGATCGTAGTGTGCGTGAGAAGGAAACCACAGAACCGGTGCATCAGCAGCCGACAAGTGAGGAAGCATCGGTTTCGGAACCGGAACAGTTCGGTGGCTATGGGTTCGGAATGATTCACGAGCCGGAGTCGGATCACAGTTCACAACAGCGTGGCCGGGATCGGGACGTACCGCAGCACTACATCATCACCTCGTCGGGACACGTGGAGATGTTTGACGATAGTGGCACAATCGGCGGCCCTGAGATCGGCTCGGATCACCAGGATGTGCTCAGCTTCGACGGTCGCGTCTCGTCGCCAGTTTTGCAAGACCACGGATCCGCCAGTGAGTCCGCGAGCGAGGACTCCAGTGGAACGGACAGTGATGAGACCGATGAGAGTAAAGCGAATGACGACGGAGGACCGGTTGCACCGGCGATCATGCTAACCACGAACGTAACCCAGGGAAAGTACAGCGTCCGGTCGAGCACGACGATTCCGCCAGCACCGCCGTCTTCCGTGATCGACATCCTGAACACGACGACACTGGAGACAGATTACGGCGAGGGAACGAATCATTCGGAATTGATCTACCCCGAGGTTCCGTCGGAAAATACCCAAGAAACCGCCGGAAGTAGTAGCGGTAGTATaagcagcagtagtagtacGACAAGATCACCGACGGAGAGCACTGCAGAGAATGTGACGCAAGAAGAACCACACTGCGTTGTTTTAG GCGTCACGTATCCGGTCGGAGCCGAAGTCAAGAAGGTGGGCCTCTGTATGTACTGCGTCTGTGAAGCCGGCCCGGACTATGACAGTTCACCGCGGGTGTCCTGCACGCGCCTCAACTGTCCACCCTTGATACTGCCCGACATGCTGGACGAGGCCGGATATTAG